In Kazachstania africana CBS 2517 chromosome 4, complete genome, the following are encoded in one genomic region:
- the MBF1 gene encoding multiprotein-bridging factor 1 (similar to Saccharomyces cerevisiae MBF1 (YOR298C-A); ancestral locus Anc_8.770), with product MSEWESTTIIGKRARRPGQAGPRSNVARTQSEINAAKREGMVLSVDKKQYTTGNSKLKNTEGQRLTKVDRETDIVKVKKIDPVVSRTISKIRTEKKMSQKELATKVNEKPNIINDYESGRATANQQVLGKLERALGVRLRGKDVGEPLGGPKKK from the coding sequence ATGTCTGAATGGGAATCAACCACAATCATCGGCAAAAGAGCCAGAAGACCTGGTCAAGCGGGCCCCAGAAGCAATGTCGCTAGGACGCAGAGTGAAATCAATGCTGCTAAAAGAGAAGGTATGGTGCTTTCTGTAGATAAAAAACAGTATACTACGGGCAAttcgaaattgaaaaacacTGAAGGTCAGAGACTTACAAAGGTTGATAGAGAGACTGATATTGTCAAAGTGAAAAAGATAGATCCAGTAGTGAGTAGGACAATCTCAAAAATTAGGAccgaaaaaaaaatgtcacAGAAGGAATTGGCAACGAAAGTCAATGAGAAACCCAATATTATAAACGATTATGAATCAGGAAGAGCTACAGCCAACCAACAAGTTTTGGGAAAACTGGAAAGGGCACTGGGCGTCCGATTAAGAGGTAAAGATGTGGGAGAACCACTGGGAGgaccaaagaagaaatag
- the BUD7 gene encoding exomer complex subunit (similar to Saccharomyces cerevisiae BCH1 (YMR237W) and BUD7 (YOR299W); ancestral locus Anc_8.772) yields MISQSSIPEVKEEVIGYALNERKLKLSQFQDLGPPDLITLVKYLESSSTAASTSATSNKTNAADSQSISTTDPATALNDLHSHDKLKGEMGTFFYSLGADTSDPTSVSIFLKKIADAITEQPQAWFGKRKNFQIARISLSTWNTFRKCDMNVVVHIPGTVQVFILDSNGENLPIDPNSDENGTIWAEAFVSGVVRSLMLMKDNYEDGELQNLVETLIVSPLTSGEIESVAETFIDSFPLVYEVGDLLGAPYHSINISRTNNYLVETLLEIVKLTHHVQKCRTMLESLMVKHPEVVIILSRLLLENDLEVDAVELMHQHMEIIEKSSNKSTNFSAVPYQFPLDYKSELLCIQARFLLDNMKDYELARALAQEAVHCTPSEFTPWYLLTKAYIKLKDIENSLLTLNACPMSTLKEKYVLKRVVSFPSESSLHLPLPVDVVLDEVTSLNPQEIQKEHKSADPALVNLAAANLKSTYQLCYKLLTEIVQITGWESLLKYRSKIFVMEDEYQSSSEEINNGSTTNTASSVNAMTVAANSTTVNTSTNTVNDTLSSSSLLRAKRLCERWLDNLFMLLYEDLKTYTLWQTEQLYFEAQNTNYNKLTFEWELFGLCARRLGHYPEAARAFQRGLSQRFSSQSARKLLEYCINERQRIRQLAGLPTSDMTSSQIITRVNELDISIIDLCVKICCWNHRWYIEYSTQLIEAMSVVVQDLGLTKVSNEISARYPETVFTLVTENMLNFFEKYTNDYFDS; encoded by the coding sequence ATGATATCACAGAGTTCTATTCCTGAagtaaaagaagaagtgaTAGGCTATGCTTTAAATGAACGTAAGTTGAAGCTATCTCAATTCCAGGATCTCGGCCCTCCAGATTTAATCACTTTAGTAAAATATCTAGAATCATCCAGTACAGCAGCTAGTACGTCTGCAACGTCTAATAAGACCAATGCTGCCGATTCTCAAAGTATTTCTACTACAGATCCTGCCACTGCACTGAATGATTTACATTCCCACGATAAATTGAAGGGCGAAATGGGCACATTTTTCTATTCTCTGGGCGCAGACACTTCTGATCCTACATCAGTGtctattttcttgaaaaaaattgctgaTGCAATAACTGAGCAACCCCAAGCATGGTTTGgcaagagaaaaaatttccaaattgcTAGAATTTCCTTATCAACGTGGAATACCTTCAGAAAATGTGATATGAACGTTGTTGTTCATATCCCAGGTACCGTTCAAGTTTTTATCTTAGACTCTAATGGAGAGAACCTTCCGATTGATCCAAATTCAGATGAAAACGGAACAATTTGGGCTGAAGCGTTTGTTAGTGGAGTCGTTAGATCACTTATGTTAATGAAAGACAATTACGAAGACGGtgaattacaaaatcttGTAGAAACACTAATCGTTAGTCCCTTGACTTCtggtgaaattgaaagtgtCGCAGAAACTTTCATTGATTCCTTCCCATTGGTATATGAAGTGGGTGATTTACTAGGAGCTCCTTACCATAGTATAAACATATCAAGAACCAATAACTATTTGGTAGAGACTTTGCTCGAAATTGTCAAATTGACGCATCATGTCCAAAAATGTCGCACGATGCTCGAAAGTCTGATGGTCAAACACCCAGAGGTCGTAATCATTTTATCCAGACTTctattagaaaatgatttggAGGTTGATGCCGTTGAATTAATGCACCAACACATGGAAATAATTGAGAAGTCCAGTAACAAAAGTACCAATTTTAGCGCTGTACCTTATCAATTTCCACTAGATTATAAGTCTGAATTATTATGCATCCAAGCGAGATTTTTGTTAGATAATATGAAAGACTACGAACTTGCCCGTGCGCTGGCACAAGAAGCGGTACATTGTACACCAAGCGAATTCACACCATGGTACTTATTAACAAAAGCGTACATCAAATTAAAGGATATTGAAAACTCGTTACTCACATTAAATGCCTGTCCAATGTCTACtctcaaagaaaagtatGTTTTAAAAAGGGTGGTATCCTTCCCTTCAGAATCTTCTCTACATTTACCATTACCTGTGGATGTCGTACTTGATGAAGTAACATCTTTGAACCCACAGGAGATTCAAAAAGAACATAAATCTGCAGATCCGGCCTTGGTCAACTTGGCTGCtgcaaatttgaaatccaCATATCAATTGTGTTACAAACTATTAACTGAGATTGTACAAATAACTGGTTGGGAAAGTTTGCTGAAATATagatcaaaaatatttgttaTGGAAGATGAATACCAAAGTTCTTCAGAGGAAATAAATAATGGTTCCACAACGAATACAGCATCTTCAGTAAATGCTATGACAGTCGCTGCCAATAGTACCACTGTAAATACTAGTACCAACACCGTCAATGACACCTTGAGTAGTAGCTCATTATTACGTGCTAAAAGATTATGTGAAAGATGGCTTGATAATTTGTTCATGCTATTATACGAGGATTTGAAAACGTACACCTTGTGGCAAACGGAACAATTGTATTTCGAAGCACAGAATACCAATTATAACAAATTAACTTTCGAATGGGAATTGTTTGGTTTATGCGCCCGCCGTTTAGGTCATTACCCAGAGGCTGCAAGAGCCTTCCAAAGGGGTCTTTCTCAAAGATTTTCATCCCAATCTGCGAGAAAACTACTAGAATATTGTATCAACGAGCGTCAACGTATAAGGCAGTTAGCTGGCTTACCAACTTCCGATATGACCTCCAGTCAAATTATAACCAGGGTGAATGAGCTTGACATTTCAATCATTGATTTATGTGTGAAAATATGTTGCTGGAACCATCGTTGGTATATTGAATACTCAACACAATTGATCGAAGCCATGAGCGTTGTAGTACAAGATTTAGGTTTGACCAAAGTAtctaatgaaatttctgCAAGATATCCCGAGACTGTGTTTACATTGGTAACTGAAAACATGTTAAACTTTTTCGAGAAATATACCAACGACTACTTTGATAGTTGA
- the RAX1 gene encoding Rax1p (similar to Saccharomyces cerevisiae RAX1 (YOR301W); ancestral locus Anc_8.774): protein MELDFAKIQEERLPTLYEVLIQKTSVPVDLWSFYTYLSQFPYAINYLDFWIDLMAHLRLSKDYINGIRGSLLEESNFNELENQQSSQEDQNSNSENVSVTTSVLLNALMEEGHLDFENPDRVSKFLQGKADYSPKLSQLLDGWKRHSGIYDANNNLNIDNGNLPTLLDEMLKNKSKRNETSQITTKQLLNNALQICNTYLYSTEKSAKYLSNISEETRMKVLDSVVNQNRYDPEVFEELKATTYQLLETDCFPKFLSTVALHNIHDELSDWRFHSEKGAIDNTTLRYRGSRSPFSNHTTLSRLIFGLVWLGIGFWIGYVLIFLKYSRAIRVVTVVPFAIGCYLIICGMYQVDIIYSWFGVTQVLTYKDSDSKILRSNDEEHTTTKEKVPFLIALLGGGKRTVKIEHTFIKKLLQRRGLWCLLLVVISTAIFTVIFSCVPGFRI, encoded by the coding sequence ATGGAGCTCGATTTTGCAAAGATTCAAGAAGAGCGTTTGCCCACTCTATATGAAGTCCTGATCCAAAAGACCTCAGTCCCGGTAGATCTCTGGTCATTTTATACCTATCTCTCACAATTTCCATATGCAATAAACTACTTAGATTTCTGGATTGATTTGATGGCCCATCTTCGACTTTCCAAAGATTATATCAATGGTATCAGAGGCTCTTTACTTGAAGAAAGTAACTTTAATGAGCTTGAGAACCAACAGTCTAGTCAGGAAGACCAGAATTCTAATAGTGAAAATGTATCAGTAACTACTTCTGTACTTCTGAATGCACTCATGGAAGAAGGCCACTTAGATTTCGAGAATCCTGATCGCGTTTCGAAATTTCTGCAAGGTAAAGCTGATTATTCGCCGAAATTATCACAGCTTCTAGATGGTTGGAAACGTCATTCAGGCATCTATGACGCCAACAACAATCTTAATATTGACAATGGCAATCTGCCCACACTCTTAGATGAAATGTTAAAGAATAAAagtaaaagaaatgaaacCTCCCAGATAACAACGAAACAACTATTGAACAATGCATTACAAATCTGTAACACATATTTATACTCTACGGAAAAAAGCGCGAAATACTTAAGTAATATTTcagaagaaacaagaatGAAAGTACTAGATTCAGTTGTAAATCAAAATCGATATGATCCAGAagtatttgaagaattaaaggCAACCACATATCAACTATTGGAAACAGATTGCTTTCCAAAGTTTTTAAGTACAGTGGCCTTACATAATATTCATGATGAACTTTCTGATTGGAGATTTCACTCTGAAAAAGGCGCTATAGACAATACTACGCTGCGATACAGAGGTTCAAGATCACCATTTTCGAACCATACTACTTTAAGTAGGTTAATTTTTGGCTTGGTTTGGTTAGGAATAGGCTTCTGGATTGGCTATGTTCTAATTTTCCTGAAATATAGCAGGGCTATTCGTGTTGTTACAGTAGTACCTTTTGCAATTGGCTGTTACTTAATCATATGTGGTATGTACCAAGTGGATATCATATATTCCTGGTTTGGAGTTACGCAGGTACTTACATACAAAGACAGCGATAGCAAAATACTTAGGTCGAACGATGAAGAACATACAACTACTAAGGAAAAAGTTCCATTCCTAATTGCCTTATTAGGTGGAGGAAAGAGGACAGTAAAAATTGAGCATAcattcatcaaaaaattattacaaagaagAGGTCTGTGGTGTTTACTGTTGGTGGTGATATCAACAGCAATATTTACGGTAATATTTAGCTGTGTACCTGGATTCAGAATATAG
- the CPA1 gene encoding carbamoyl-phosphate synthase (glutamine-hydrolyzing) CPA1 (similar to Saccharomyces cerevisiae CPA1 (YOR303W); ancestral locus Anc_8.776) — protein sequence MSQSEIKAIFELQNGPKFEGISFGSPVSTSGEAVFTTSLVGYPESMTDPSYRGQILAFTQPLIGNYGVPSSEERDEFNLLKYFESPHIHVKAIIVAEYAYKYSHWTAIESLEEWCKREGVVAVTGVDTRAVVQYLREQGSSLGRITIENTEPVEFFETSSTHLVKEVSTKKPFHVPALNPVANVAVIDCGVKENIIRCLVSRGANVTVFPFNTKIQDIAARFDGVFLSNGPGNPQMCKETIDNLSQLLANGAFARLPIFGICLGHQLLALASGGKTVKMKYGNRAHNIPTKNLVTGECHITSQNHGYAVDPESLSSDEWKPYFINLNDNSNEGMIHLKKPIFSTQFHPEAKGGPLDTEPLFDRFFKDIEEYKLYRLNNEPHLPKTEIVNQKNLNAIIHAKERVLF from the coding sequence atgtcacAATCTGAAATCAAAGCAATTTTCGAACTTCAAAATGGACCAAAATTCGAGGGCATCTCATTCGGTTCACCAGTTTCTACTTCAGGAGAGGCTGTTTTCACTACATCACTTGTTGGTTATCCAGAATCTATGACTGATCCGTCATATCGTGGTCAGATATTGGCCTTCACCCAACCATTGATCGGTAATTATGGTGTTCCTTCTTCTGAGGAACGCGACGAATTCAATCTGTTGAAATACTTTGAATCTCCACATATCCATGTGAAAGCCATAATCGTCGCTGAATACGCTTATAAATATTCTCACTGGACGGCTATCGAATCTTTAGAAGAATGGTGCAAAAGAGAAGGTGTTGTCGCCGTCACAGGAGTCGACACTAGAGCTGTTGTACAGTATTTGAGAGAACAAGGATCATCTTTGGGTAGAAttactattgaaaatacAGAGCCTGTGGAGTTTTTCGAAACTTCCTCTACTCATCTCGTCAAAGAGGTTAGTACCAAGAAACCATTCCATGTACCAGCATTGAACCCGGTGGCTAATGTCGCAGTAATTGACTGTGGtgtgaaagaaaatattattagatgTCTGGTTTCAAGAGGTGCAAATGTCACCGTGTTTCCTTTCAACACtaaaattcaagatattgCGGCTAGATTTGACGGTGTCTTCTTATCTAATGGACCTGGCAACCCACAAATGTGCAAAGAAACTATTGATAATCTTTCCCAACTTTTAGCAAACGGCGCATTCGCTCGTCTTCCAATATTTGGTATTTGCCTTGGACACCAACTTCTCGCTTTAGCATCTGGAGGAAAAACTGTGAAGATGAAATACGGGAACAGAGCTCACAACATTCCAACTAAAAATTTGGTTACTGGAGAATGCCACATCACTTCTCAAAACCATGGTTATGCTGTAGACCCTGAAAGTTTATCAAGTGACGAATGGAAACCATActtcattaatttgaatGACAACTCAAACGAAGGCATGatccatttgaaaaaaccAATTTTCTCTACTCAATTTCATCCTGAAGCAAAGGGAGGTCCATTAGATACAGAGCCTCTTTTCGATAGATTTTTTAAGGATATCGAAGAGTACAAGTTATATCGTTTGAATAACGAACCACATTTACCTAAAACTGAAATTGTCaaccaaaaaaatcttAATGCGATCATACACGCCAAGGAAAGAGTATTATTTTAA
- the ISW2 gene encoding DNA translocase (similar to Saccharomyces cerevisiae ISW2 (YOR304W); ancestral locus Anc_8.778) — MSEDEQRDDSYWQERKSRFLLDVDPKQAKQRDKNDTYKRFQYLLSLTDLFRHFISIKAKHDKRMQKLLKSVEGTSASSLNNNTGKLSRHNRKSEKEEDAELMREEEGGDDDTFDEVDDFVTESPSFVKSGKLRDYQIQGLNWLISLHEHKLSGILADEMGLGKTLQTISFLGYLRYVKKIDGPFLVIVPKSTLHNWKREFNKWTPEVNVCVLHGDKEARREIVHDTILEAKFDALVTSYEMVIREKSDLRKIAWQYLIIDEAHRIKNEQSALSQIIRLLYSRNRLLITGTPLQNNLHELWALLNFLLPDVFGDSEIFEEWFEQNNSEEDQEVLVQQLHTVLNPFLLRRIKADVEKSLLPKIETNVYVGMTDMQIQWYKSLLEKDIDAVNGAVGKREGKTRLLNIVMQLRKCCNHPYLFEGAEPGPPYTTDEHLIFNSGKMIILDKLLKRLKAKGSRLLIFSQMSRLLDILEDYCYFRDYEYCRIDGSTSHEERIEAIDEYNKPDSSKFVFLLTTRAGGLGINLVTADTVVLYDSDWNPQADLQAMDRAHRIGQKKQVYVYRFVTENAIEEKVIERAAQKLRLDQLVIQQGAGKKTAALGNTKDDLVEMIQYGAKDMFDKKTSNITVDVDIDEILKQGEMKTKELNSKYQSLGLDDLQKYNEVDNQSAYEWNGKQFKKKSTDKVLNWINPSKRERRREQQTYSVDDYYREIIGGGGPKSSKLTPQPRAPRAPKVITGQDYQFFPKELDELQAKEQLSFKRKVGYKVTSYDITGAADSDDEVEEKDEADEKSKDVEDYDLNRKIKEEQEKIDNAPTFTEEDEQEKQRLLSLAFNKWTRRDLLAFVNACAKYGRDNMVKIRDCIDSKTPEEVDAYSKVFWERYKEINGYEKHINTIENGEKKNEKLKYQEMVLRKKIEQYDFPLQEMMIQYPPNNARRTYNSLEDKFILITVNKLGLLTERLYEKLKQEIIMTDLFTFDWFIRTRTIHELSKRANTLLTLVVREYESPDRFKKKEIDPTLEMNLIHHLLVI; from the coding sequence ATGTCCGAGGATGAGCAGAGGGATGACAGTTACTGGcaagaaagaaagtcaCGTTTTTTATTAGATGTAGATCCCAAGCAAGCCAAGCAGAGAGATAAGAATGATACGTACAAGAGATTCCAATATCTGTTATCCTTGACGGATTTGTTTCGCCATTTCATAAGTATAAAGGCCAAACATGATAAGAGGATGCAAAAACTACTAAAATCGGTTGAGGGAACATCAGCATCATCgttaaataataatactgGAAAACTTTCAAGACACAATAGAAAATCTGAGAAAGAGGAAGATGCAGAATTAATGAGGGAGGAAGAAGGTGGAGATGATGATACTTTTGACGAAGTTGACGATTTTGTAACTGAATCGCCTAGTTTTGTAAAATCAGGAAAGTTAAGAGACTATCAGATACAAGGTTTAAATTGGTTAATTTCACTTCACGAACACAAGTTATCAGGTATATTAGCGGATGAAATGGGTCTAGGTAAAACTTTGCAAACCATATCATTCTTAGGATACTTAAGATATGTTAAAAAAATCGATGGCCCTTTCCTAGTAATCGTACCGAAATCAACACTACATAATTGGAAGCGTGAGTTCAACAAATGGACACCCGAGGTAAACGTCTGTGTTTTACATGGTGATAAAGAAGCCAGACGTGAGATTGTACATGATACAATTTTAGAAGCTAAATTTGATGCCCTGGTTACATCATATGAAATGGTCATTAGAGAAAAGAGTGATCTAAGGAAAATAGCTTGGCAATACCTTATTATAGATGAGGCACATCGtattaaaaatgaacaaaGTGCCCTATCTCAAATCATAAGACTCCTTTATTCGAGAAATAGATTGTTAATTACGGGTACTCCGcttcaaaataatttgcACGAATTATGGGCATTgctaaattttcttttgccGGATGTGTTTGGTGACTCTGAAATATTTGAGGAATGGTTTGAACAAAACAATTCAGAGGAGGATCAGGAAGTGCTAGTTCAACAACTGCACACCGTACTGAACCCATTTTTATTGAGAAGAATCAAGGCTGATGTGGAAAAATCCCTTTTGCCAAAAATCGAAACGAACGTTTATGTAGGTATGACGGATATGCAAATCCAATGGTACAAATCTTTGCTAGAGAAGGATATTGATGCTGTTAATGGTGCTGTCGGAAAAAGGGAAGGTAAAACAAGGCTGCTGAATATCGTAATGCAATTGAGAAAATGTTGCAATCATCCATATCTATTTGAAGGTGCAGAACCGGGTCCACCATACACAACTGATGAGCATCTCATTTTCAACTCTGGTAAGATGATTATTCTCGATAAACTATTAAAGAGACTGAAGGCGAAGGGTTCCCGTCTCCTAATTTTCAGTCAGATGTCAAGACTTTTGGATATCTTAGAAGATTACTGCTACTTCAGAGACTACGAGTATTGTAGAATTGATGGTTCCACTTCTCATGAAGAACGTATAGAGGCTATTGATGAATATAACAAACCTGATTCAAGcaaatttgtatttttattGACCACACGTGCAGGTGGTTTAGGTATCAACTTGGTTACGGCAGACACCGTTGTATTATATGATAGTGATTGGAATCCTCAGGCTGACTTGCAAGCTATGGACAGAGCTCATAGAATAGGACAAAAAAAGCAAGTATATGTTTACAGATTCGTTACTGAAAATGCAATTGAGGAAAAAGTGATCGAACGCGCTGCTCAAAAATTAAGACTAGATCAATTAGTCATTCAGCAAGGTGCTGGTAAGAAGACAGCGGCTCTCGGTAATACAAAGGACGATTTGGTGGAAATGATCCAATATGGTGCAAAAGATATGTTCGATAAGAAAACTTCGAATATAACGGTGGAtgttgatattgatgaaattttgaaacaaggCGAAATGAAAACTAAAGAGCTGAATTCCAAATATCAATCGTTGGGTTTAGatgatttacaaaaatataatgaagTCGACAATCAATCTGCATATGAATGGAATGGGAAAcaattcaaaaagaaatccACTGATAAGGTACTAAATTGGATCAACCCATCCAAAAGGgagagaagaagagaacAACAAACATACTCTGTCGATGATTATTATAGAGAAATAATAGGAGGAGGTGGTccaaaatcatcaaagtTGACACCTCAACCTAGAGCTCCTCGTGCTCCGAAAGTTATTACCGGTCAAGACTATCAGTTTTTTCCTAAAGAGTTGGATGAACTACAAGCGAAAGAGCAACTATCATTTAAGAGAAAAGTTGGTTACAAAGTCACTTCTTATGATATCACTGGCGCAGCCGACTCCGACGATGAAGTAGAAGAAAAGGATGAGGCAGATGAAAAAAGCAAAGATGTAGAAGACTATGATTTAAAtcgaaaaattaaagaagagCAAGAAAAGATCGACAACGCTCCTACTTTCACAGAAGAGgatgaacaagaaaagCAAAGGTTGCTATCTTTGGCATTTAATAAATGGACGAGGCGTGATCTTTTGGCATTTGTCAACGCATGTGCGAAATACGGCAGAGATAATATGGTTAAGATTAGAGATTGTATCGATAGTAAGACTCCTGAAGAGGTTGATGCATACTCTAAGGTATTCTGGGAGAGatataaagaaataaatgGTTACGAGAAGCACATAAATACAATAGAAAATGGtgagaagaagaatgaaaaGTTAAAGTATCAGGAAATGGTTTTAcggaaaaaaatagaacaGTATGACTTTCCTCTACAGGAGATGATGATCCAATATCCCCCTAATAATGCAAGGAGGACTTATAATTCTTTAGAGGACAAGTTTATTCTTATCACTGTAAATAAGCTCGGACTTTTAACAGAAAGGCTGTATGAAAAGTTGAAGCAAGAAATCATAATGACAGATCTTTTCACCTTTGATTGGTTTATAAGGACGAGGACAATTCatgaattatcaaaaagaGCAAATACCCTGCTGACTTTAGTTGTCCGTGAGTATGAATCACCAGATAggtttaaaaaaaaagaaatagacCCAACACTAGAGATGAATCTAATACACCATCTGTTAGTAATATAG
- the BIL1 gene encoding Bil1p (similar to Saccharomyces cerevisiae YOR304C-A; ancestral locus Anc_8.781), translated as MSSSNVDSTTTKEVNRDLKLESDEKLVKEEETVTVFDLANDIENSLKALQEKFEANEKEFLERCNNIEERLKQFDDKTAI; from the coding sequence ATGAGTTCTTCAAACGTTGATTCTACCACGACAAAAGAAGTGAACAGGGATTTGAAACTAGAAAGTGATGAGAAACTTGTTAAGGAGGAAGAGACTGTAACTGTTTTTGATCTGGCTAACGATATCGAAAATTCGTTGAAAGCCTTACAAGAAAAGTTCGAAgctaatgaaaaagagTTTCTGGAAAGGTGTAACAACATTGAAGAGAGACTGAAACAATTTGATGATAAGACAGCTATCTAG
- the RRG7 gene encoding Rrg7p (similar to Saccharomyces cerevisiae YOR305W; ancestral locus Anc_8.782): MLERMLEKKQSYNELIKLFIKQNQKISQSSVFQGNLYEYTVVRELEEKLHMQKLEKIGGAHDEGIDVIGKWDLVPIREKMDQLLGSLSPMSKNTDLFYEKGEVAAGSTARKNMLSQPLNIMVQCKAFTKAKISPKEIREVIGTFSTKVPNNQRKKSIALICSPHLLTKSGLKLINSTNFALIFLRIETMRLLNNEEYDVVNSGKLLNYYENAYASKLLENYRIKEWIKLSAFSI; this comes from the coding sequence ATGCTCGAACGGATGCTCGAGAAGAAGCAATCTTACAATGAGTTGattaaacttttcataaaGCAAAACCAAAAAATATCCCAATCATCAGTTTTTCAGGGAAATTTGTACGAGTATACAGTGGTAAGAGAATTGGAGGAAAAACTACATATGCAAAAGCTGGAGAAAATTGGAGGAGCACATGATGAGGGGATTGATGTGATAGGGAAATGGGACTTAGTACCTATCCGTGAGAAAATGGATCAACTTCTGGGATCTCTAAGTCCAATGTCTAAGAATACTGATCTATTTTATGAAAAGGGAGAGGTAGCTGCTGGTTCAACAGCTCGCAAAAATATGTTATCTCAACCACTTAATATAATGGTACAGTGTAAGGCATTTACGAAGGCGAAGATTTCTCCAAAGGAGATAAGAGAAGTGATAGGTACATTTTCTACCAAAGTGCCAAATAATCAGcgaaaaaaatcaatagcTCTAATTTGTTCACCTCATTTACTTACAAAAAGTGGATTAAAACTAATAAATAGTACCAATTTTGCTTTGATCTTTCTTAGAATTGAAACGATGAGGCTCCtgaataatgaagaatatGATGTAGTGAATTCTGGAAAATTGTTGAACTACTATGAAAATGCTTATGCGTCAAAACTTTTGGAGAATTACAGAATAAAAGAATGGATAAAACTTTCTGCTTTCTCAATTTAA